Within Actinobaculum sp. 313, the genomic segment TGTCCCCAGAAATCGTTGGTGATGCCGCACATTTCCTTCTGGAGAACCAGCAGGCAATTGTTGCCTCCCACGAAGGACAGACACTTTTCGTCGAACTTCCGGCATCGGTAGTGCTAGAAATTACCTACACCGAGCCTGGATTGCAGGGAGACCGCTCGTCGGCCGGAACAAAGCCCGCCACGGTTGAGACAGGCTACGAAATCCAGGTTCCCCTCTTCCTCAATCAGGGTGACAAGGTGAAGGTTGATACCCGCACCGGCGATTACATCTCTCGCGTGACGGACTGATGGCAAAACGGCGGCGGACCGCACGCACCACTCAACGTCATCGTGCCCTCGATGTCATATTTGAGGCTGACGAGAAGGACCTGCTGGAAGAGGAACAACTTCTTCATCTCCTGACCGAGCGTAGGAGTGTTTCCACCGCGCAGACGCCAATCGGCGATTTTGGCGCACAGATTGTGGAGGCGTACGCCAGTCATGCAGACAATATCGATACCATAATCGAAGCGGCGAGCGAGGACTGGGCAATGGCACGTATGAACGTCGTTGATCGCACGATTCTGCGTGCCGGAAGCGCGGAGTTGATGTTCATGGGTACCCCACGCGCCCTCGTCGTCACCGAATGGTCTGCCCTGGCGCGAGAGCTCTCAACGGACCGCTCCGTCGGCTTCGTCATGGGCGTGCTCAACCGGGTCGCCGATATCCGGGCACGAGAACTCGGGCAGGACGATGCCGGAGCTGGCGAGGCGGCTACTCTTGATTCGCGCAGTGGGAAGCAGGATGACTCTGCGGAAGATGCAGTAGCGGACGCGGATGCGTCCGAAGGCATTGGCGGCTCCGCTGCCGCGTCTGCCGAGGCTACAGAGGGCCTTGGCGAGAATATGGACTAGCGGGCCTGATTGCCCGCCATAACTGAATACTAGAACCGGGGTCTGTCTACTGGCTGGCCCGCGTCCTTTAATCACCGTCCCGTGAGGCGGGGAAGGAGAACTCAATGGTTCCGGCACGCACCCACGCGGTGCTTGACGCTGATGATATTTCGCGGTCGCTGCGGCGTATCGCCCATGAAATCCTGGAACGCAACCGCGGCGTCGATAATGTGGTCCTTTTGGGCATTTTGACTCGTGGAGTGCCCCTGGCAAGACGTCTGCACGATATTCTGGCCGATACCGCCGCGCAGGCCGATATTCCCGTCGGTGCACTGGACATCACCATGTACCGCGACGATCTTGCCGCGCAGCCAACTCGCGCACCTCATCCCACCAGCATTCCCGCCAGCGGCATTGATGATAAAACCGTGGTTCTCGTCGACGACGTGCTGTATTCGGGCCGCACAATCCGCGCGGCACTCGAAGCACTTTCCGATCTGGGGCGACCGCGGGCCGTCCAGTTGGCGGTTCTGGTTGATCGTGGTCATCGCGAGCTGCCGATCCGCGCCGACTACGTCGGCAAGAACTTGCCAACCTCCCACGATGAGCGCGTCCGAGTTTCGTTGGTGGAGATCGACGGCAACGACGGCGTCCGGATTGAGGAGAACTGACATGCGGCATCTGCTCTCCACACGCGATCTTTCGCGCGACGACGTACTCCTGCTCCTCGACACCGCGGAGGCGATGGCGGCGACTCAGGCGCGGACTATCAAGAAACTACCGGTGCTACGGGGACGGACGGTCGCCACACTCTTCTTCGAGGACTCAACGCGTACCCGGCTCTCCTTTGAGACAGCCGCGAAACGCCTCTCAATGGATGTCATCTCCTTCTCGGCACGCGGATCGTCGCTCTCCAAGGGCGAATCGCTGAAGGATACCGCTCAGACCATCGTGGCCATGGGTGCGGAGGCGCTTATTGTGAGGCACTCGGCCTCCGGTGCCCCGCAACGTCTTGCCGATAC encodes:
- a CDS encoding transcription antitermination factor NusB; translated protein: MAKRRRTARTTQRHRALDVIFEADEKDLLEEEQLLHLLTERRSVSTAQTPIGDFGAQIVEAYASHADNIDTIIEAASEDWAMARMNVVDRTILRAGSAELMFMGTPRALVVTEWSALARELSTDRSVGFVMGVLNRVADIRARELGQDDAGAGEAATLDSRSGKQDDSAEDAVADADASEGIGGSAAASAEATEGLGENMD
- the pyrR gene encoding bifunctional pyr operon transcriptional regulator/uracil phosphoribosyltransferase PyrR codes for the protein MVPARTHAVLDADDISRSLRRIAHEILERNRGVDNVVLLGILTRGVPLARRLHDILADTAAQADIPVGALDITMYRDDLAAQPTRAPHPTSIPASGIDDKTVVLVDDVLYSGRTIRAALEALSDLGRPRAVQLAVLVDRGHRELPIRADYVGKNLPTSHDERVRVSLVEIDGNDGVRIEEN
- the efp gene encoding elongation factor P gives rise to the protein MATTNDLKNGMVLNIDGQLWSVVEFQHVKPGKGPAFVRTKLKNVLSGKTVDRTLNAGVKVETATVDRRDMQYLYNDGTDFIFMDLETYEQIPVSPEIVGDAAHFLLENQQAIVASHEGQTLFVELPASVVLEITYTEPGLQGDRSSAGTKPATVETGYEIQVPLFLNQGDKVKVDTRTGDYISRVTD